cgcatggctgtaacggatcgtgcacccacgtctcgatccctgagtcaatagatggggacgtttgcaagacaacaaccatctgcacgaacagttcgacgacgtttgcagcagcatggactatcagctcggagaccatggctgcggctacccttggcgctgcatcacagacaggagcgcctgcgatggtgtactcaacgacgaatctgggggcatgaatggcacaacgtcatatttcggatgaatccaggttctgtttacagcatcatgatggtcgcatccgtgtttggcgacatcgcggtgaacgcatattggaagcgcgtattcgtcatcgccatactggcgtatcacccggcgtgatggtatggggtaccattggttacacgtctcggtcacctcttgttctcattgacggcactttgaacagtgggcgttacatttcagatgtgttacgacccgtggctctacctttcattcgatccttgcCAAACGAtaaatttcagctggataatgcacgatcgcaagttgcaggtcctgtagggacctttctggatacaaaaagttttcgacttctgccctggccagcacattctccagatctctcaccaattgaaaacgtctggtcaatggtgaccgagcaactggctcgtcacaatgcataagtcactactcttgatgaactgtggtatcgtgttgaagctgcatgggcagctgtacctgtacacgccgtccaagctctgtttgactcaatgcccaggcgtatcaaggctgttattagggccagaggtggttgttctgggtactgatttctcaggatctatgcacccaaattgcgtgaaaatgtaatcacatgtcagttctagtataatatatttgtccaatgcatacccgtttatcatctgcatttcttcttggtgtagcagttttaatggccagtagtgtagaatgttaatgacgcttcttttatttaaaatgtattaagagctttcacataaaaattcgaggcattactttccagcacgccacGGTAAAATTGAACCACTGTGCTTTTTGGTTATCTTGATATGATCACTGTTAGACATCGACAATAGAAGAGGACGGGAATTAGTAATAACCTACTCATAGAACATGAAGGAATAGTGTGCAGATACCATGTAAactaactcattccacatcatgtCACGATTATGATACGCGAATTGaggtggcaatcatgaaaacaaaggcgtttttccttgcggcgagatctttccacgaaatttccatCTCCAGCATTCTCCTCcgcaacgcgaaaatattttgttgacacccacctacataggaagttttgatcattgtcataaaataagagaaatcagagctcgcgcggaaacatttaagtgttagtttttcccaCAAGCTGTTAcacagtggaatggtagagaaatagtgtgtgaaagtgtttcgatgaatcctctggcaggcactttagtgtgaatttcagagtagtcacgCAAATGTAGGTGTCGACAGCTAGATGTACATGTCGATTGAAATCATGGAAATGATCACTGGAACATGCAGTtaactctaaataaagaaaaatgtaagcaGATGTTCGAAAAATATTCAGTTACAGTACTAATGGtgcgctgtttgacacagtcacgtctattaaatatccAGGAGTAACGTTGCAAAATGGTAAGAAAGGGAACGTGCACGTAGCGTCGTTAGCAGGCAAGACCATTATTGCgagtattttaggaaagtgttgcTCATCTATGAAATAGACTGTGTATAGTACACTTTTCTGATCCATTGTTGAGAACTGTTGGAGAGTTTGGGGCCCTAACTGGCTCGAGTTAGGGAAAGactcgaaacaattcagaggcgtgctgctagatttataaCCGCTACTTTCGATCAACAGGTGAGTACTATGGAGATGTTCGTCGAGGGTAGACGATTAAGAAAGCTTAGAGAAGCGGCAGTTGTGACAGACAGAGAACTTTTGTATCCCGCCAGAaaggcggcgcgtgggttggaTCAGGAGAAGGTAcaacacgtcggtactgctgtatgaatttaaatcccctttactcaatcaataagaatacataactttgtacagattCGAAGTCTTAGTTAGACCCGTCGTATGGAGAGCAAActgaggctggctggctggctgcacctgatgaaaaggggcgaagcagtcgcggagctcgtacaacatgacagcaccggctagagggcgctgacgtctgtgtctcgtggtagtgccaacctttgaaactatgcgtTCCTATCGACACCACAGAAACAGCCACCACTAACATTTTCCTACatctcgcataaggaccacgaagataaaattagagacatcAGGGTTCGTCGGGGGGCACAAACAATCTAGTTACTCtcttgctccatttgcgagtggaacaggaaacggagtgagtatcagtggtacaaggtaccctgcaCCATGCATCTATGTTAGCCCgtggagtatgtacgtagacgtagatgtagaacatgtaGCCAACTGACCAACTTACCTTGTGCTTTATTAGGAACGGGATCGAAGACTACGTCTTTTCGAATTCAATAGAAACATCATTTCTACCGCGTGAGTTTTGTTCTCAGTAGGTAGGTATTGCCACAGTTTTATGTCATTTGGGGTTCAACTGGTAATTTGCATTTAAGGTTTCCTAGGCTATAGCTGTAAACCGTCGTTCATTCATTCCAGTTCAGAAACGATCTAGACTTgagcttatttcttttgtttttcctaCAGTGTCGGTTTTTTTTTATCGAAGGAGGACTTGTGATTTAAGGGACAGCAAATATTTTGTTACTTACGTGATCAGCTGATATTAAGAGAATACAGTATGTTTAACCCTGTACTAACAAAAATAATACACTTCTTTGTTTCCCAgctgttattttcatttctcttattttttaggCTGAAAAGTGTGGTGTTATGGAGAGTAAGACCGCCAATGACGAGTACTGGCCATCATGGGTGGACAAGAGCTTCATCGTGAACGCGCTGAAGAACGAAGATCCCGACACAGACGAGTCCAAAGTGGAGGTAGTTTTGAGGGAAAACGTGGGTGGGGGCTACCTAAGCGAGACCCTCCGAGTGGTCGTGCGGTCAAATAACGGCAGTAGAGCTTCTTCGGAGACGTCACTGATCGTGAAGGCCGCGCCGAACGTGGGCGGCACGATGCAGGACATCATAAACAGTGGCCTGTACACCAAAGAAGAGGTTGCCTACGGCCACTTCCTCCCCGCAGTGAACTCAGCGTTGAAGAAGGCCGAAGGCTCCAAGTGGCAGACGCTGGGACCCAAACTCTACGCGCTGGGGTCGCAGCCCGTCAGTTACTTGGTCATGGAGGACCTGGACGCTGCGGGTTTCCGCAAAGAAAAGATAGGCTTGGACCTGAACTTGTCACAGTGCCGAACCGTCATGCACAGCATCGCCAGGATGCACGGCGCCTCGCTTAAGGTGCTCAATGACTGGCAGTACGCCAGCAAGGTCTTCAGGCAGTCACTCATCTTCAACGACATGATGCTTGAGCACCAAGAGAGAGGAGAAGAGAACTTCAGCAAGTTTTTACAGGCCTTGGACAACTACTCGTGGTTCCACAAATATACCGACAAGATCCGCGCCTTCACTAGCAACTTATACGAGAAGTCAGTCGAGTTGGTTAAACAGTGTCACGTCGACTTCAAGGTCATGTTGCACGGTGACCTACACAAGAACAATATGGTGTTCCGTGCCGTAGGGGATGACATGCAAGTGCGCTTTTTTGACTTTCAGGTAAGTTCATGCGAGGTTCTGGCATTCTCATTAAGTTTTCACCAATACGTTATAATTTTGTAGTGTAAGGGGGCCCAACGAAATCAATGGAATACGAAGTTCGTCATGACACACGACATTTGTGGACGTCAAACTTTCCAAAAATGTAAGAGATTAACAGTACTCTTTCATTTGCCTTCTCAATGCTAATGCAACATTCTTTTTAcgctattttaatttttgtttccacAACACAGAATATTTTCTTCTGAGAACTAGATGTTGAGTTCTATGTTTCTCCTCTCTTCTTGTGACACACAGAACTGACCATGAAAAAGTCTTCCCAAACATAATTCTATTTATAATTTGAAAATTAATCACACTACATTGTACCTGTATTAGTAGTTGTTCTTGTTTTTGTCTACAGTCCAAAGACAGCTTTGGTGCTGTTCTCagcgctactgtatcctgtgcaagcatcttcatctctctgTAACTACTGCCaactacatccatttcaacctgcatACCATATTCGAGCCTCGTCCGTAATTTTAACACCCCTCCTCCCCCGCTTTcctacttccctccattaccaaacagactattccttgatacctcagcatGTTTCCTATTAATATATCAGCTTGTGccctaaatttattttctcccgaaTTTAATACAGGATCTCATAACTAGTTAACCagtctacccagctaatcttcaggattctcaagcagcatcacatttcaaaatcttatatTCTTTTCTTGACTACATTATTGCTCTTACGCACATTTACTACAAATACCTCCACAAAAGACTTCTCAAAACTTTGATTTATATTAGAAGTTAAAATACTTgcctttttcagaaactctttttttgctgttgctcctctctacttcggccgtcatcagttattttgttactcAAATAGTGAAACTCTTCTATTACTTTCAGCGTCTTATTTCTCAATTTAATTTATCCGTATCGGCTGCTTTATTTCGATTACTTTCTATTACTcttcttttacttttcttgatgtcaTCCTTAACACTCTTCCCAcaacactatccactccgttcgtCTGGTCTAAATTAAAGTATAATAGAAGTCAATTTTCTCATTGActcatttcttctttcattgagTAATCCGTGCTTATGTCAGTCAAACAGTATTCTAATTTTTCTTGACTCACAGTTTGGATTAACATTAGTTTTAAACAAAATAtgcaaattttgttgttgttgttcgtttaGGGGGAAAATATGCAAACACCTGTACATGTAAACAATATCAGCGTAGTGCACAAAAACAATTGTTGTAAAAGACAAACGTACTATTATTCAAACAAATTAACTATGACGCAGAGCATGATGACATACCCTATCTTCAAGACATGTATGTCCATAATATTCGATACTATTGTTAGTGCCCTACCTATTCTACATACTCTACTCGTCAGGATGTTGGTTTTCACGTACACTGAAAGAGATCACGTTACAAGTACTTtcagacaaaacaaaaaatgtaggaaaactttatttatgaatttaGTTTTATTGGATCCTTTGGAAGCTTCTAACTATTACATTTTAAGAATCGGTTAACATTTGAGAATACACTGAGTTTAGTTCTTTCGTCTGCTTTTGGATATACTGTGATACTCTaccaacaatgaaaaatccaggcaCTGCGTGACACACTTACCTAGAGCACCTCTATAAATGCAAGCATCCTACGGCTGCCAAAGTAAGTCTTTTACAGCCACACTTCGATCTCCTTCCTTAACCAATTTCTTTTGAGTACGTATAACCAGAGTCTTTTTGTCTACGAACACAGTGTTAATTAGTGTGTACCCCTGCATCATTGTGTCCTGTGCGTTCAGTCTCTGCTCCGAAAATTCATGATCTGAGCTCTGGTCCATATTTTACGCATTTCCAGCTATTTATTAATAATTCAGTCTGATCATCACACAAGGATGTAATTGTTGTAACGCAGTAGTTTGGTAGAGTAGGGTTGGAGCTGGGGTTATGCAGACGTAGGGCTCAGACAATGAAATATAACAATTAATACATCCTCCATACTATAAACTGAATTAACATTAAATTATTGCCAAAGAACATAACCAGAAAAAAGCAGCAACAACTGCAATAGACAGGTAATAAACAagatgacaattactgaactatgtgaaataaaatcgtcatgacttctgaacggtttgcgttagggcgttcaaactgcacagtttgtcgtggggcatgatgggaatttgtaTGTGCCTACATGGAttggttcagcgacgaagcccacgttcatttggattggttcgtcaataagcaaaactggcacctttggggcactgaaaatccgcatttcgtgatcgagaagtctctttacactcaccctgtgtggtgtgcaatgtccagtcacggaataatcggtgcgatattccttgatggcacggtgtttaccgaaggttttggaagatgatttcatccccattacccaagtgaccctgatttcgacaagatgtggttcatgcaagacggagctggaccccatcgaagcaggagagtgtttgatgtcctggaggagcactctggggaccgcttTCTGGCTCAGGGGTACCCAGTGGTGACTGACATGGGCCTCGCGATTGCCCGCCATACTCTCCTGACCTGAACAAGTGCGACtccttttgtggagctatattaaagacaaggtgtagagcaataaccccaaaacaattGCTGACCTGAAAAGGCACTTCAGCGGgatatgcagaatttcgctattcgtctgcaccacaccaTCGCCAGTGATGCCAGGCATATCGgttatgtcataacctaaatccgaatatctgtagagacgtttacatgtcgaataaagtgtgtgcaaactgtagtttgtaagtaatttacttcttttcatatagctcaataaatGTCACCCTGTGACACAGCTTCTGTAATAAAGCATAAGATACGAAAACAGCTCTCAAACTTATTTATAATAATCTACATAGCACGTAATTACATAACAGTCACCAATTTGTTACTACAACAAGATACCATCATCGCCCTACCAGGCTTCCTACGTATATATAATCCAAGACAAAAAACACGAAGCCCACAAAGGAATCAGCTAAATAGCTCAagtatccaagttactgacaagaataatattgagaaacatggaaaagaaaattgaggatctgttacatgacgatcagtttgactttaggaaaggtaaaagcactagataggcagttctgacgttgcggttgttaatggaagcgtgacaagaaaaatcaaggcaaattcataggatttgtcgacctggaaaaatgatcacaattttggaacaattggatgattttttcaaataaagagcttcacaaagcaAGCAAGCCAATAAAATGTCGGTTCCCCTCTGCCTCTTATCcaagcagttatccggcttggcactgattgatagagctgttggatctccacatgagggatatcgtgccaaattctgtcgaactagtgcgttagatcgtcaaattcgATAGCTGATAGCTTGGCCCTGCACATAATGCAAGAAAAGTTCTCAACTGAGATGAGATCCAGCGATGTTGTCCGACAAGGTAGGTTTAGCATAcaaggagacaagcagtagaaaccttcATTGTGTGGGAACGAGTATTGAGCCCTGACGacgagcgaagatgtgtctggagacgtcctggacagcggtggggtaccaacccaACTGTCTGCCGCCATAGGGTCTGACGACCTGGAGATcctaccccttcttcttgtcaatattttgtcttgtcagtgtttttcatatatttctttaatcaccgattctctggagaagctcctcatttctCACCgtgtcagtccacctgattttcaacattcttctgtagcaccacacctaaaatgcttccattctctttcgCTCCCGTTTCTCTACAGatcatgtttcactgccacacagtgctgtgctccaaatgtacgtcctcagaaatttctgcttcaaattaaggtctgtgtttggtactagaagacttctcttggacaggaatgctctttttgcaacTGCTTGTCTGCTTTTTACATCATCATTCCTCCATCCATCATGGTTTATTTTACAGCCTAGGTGGCAGAAAACCTTAAAATCTTCTtcttgatcaccaattctgatgttaaccttctcgctgttctcatttctgtaaattctcattactttcttctttcttcgatttactctcagttcgaaTTTTATATTAATTACACCGTTCATTTCAGTTAATAaatattgtaattcttcttcactgcctCCGAGGATAGCAAAGTAATCAGCAAatgtcatcattgatatcctttcaccctgaattttaatctcactcttacacgtttcttttatttctgtcattgtttctttgatgtgtAGATTGAATAGTGGGAGCATAAGAATAGACCCCCGTCTTATACTATTTTTAATCCAAGCAGTTCCTTCTTGatattccactcttattgttcactCTTAGTCCTGGTACAAATTGTACATCATCTGTCTTTCCCTAGaacttacccgtatttttctcagagtttcgaacgttTTGCACCATTCTACACTCTCGACCgctttttccaagtcaacaaatcctatgaatttgccttgatttttcttgtcacgtttccattaacaaccgcaacgtcagaactgcctatctagtgcttttacctttcctgaagccaaactgatcgtcatgtaacagatccaaaagtttcttttccattttttcaatattattcttgtcagcaagttggatgcatgagctatttagctgactgtgtgataattcttgcatttgtcggctcttgcaatcttcggaattgtgtggatgatgtttctccgaacgt
This genomic stretch from Schistocerca cancellata isolate TAMUIC-IGC-003103 chromosome 2, iqSchCanc2.1, whole genome shotgun sequence harbors:
- the LOC126146744 gene encoding uncharacterized protein LOC126146744, which encodes MESKTANDEYWPSWVDKSFIVNALKNEDPDTDESKVEVVLRENVGGGYLSETLRVVVRSNNGSRASSETSLIVKAAPNVGGTMQDIINSGLYTKEEVAYGHFLPAVNSALKKAEGSKWQTLGPKLYALGSQPVSYLVMEDLDAAGFRKEKIGLDLNLSQCRTVMHSIARMHGASLKVLNDWQYASKVFRQSLIFNDMMLEHQERGEENFSKFLQALDNYSWFHKYTDKIRAFTSNLYEKSVELVKQCHVDFKVMLHGDLHKNNMVFRAVGDDMQVRFFDFQGMHIGSPAEDLLYFLHTSASAELLQQHMDLLLSEYHSTLQQTLRALGLQQQADAYPLEQLRRDMDHFALIAVFITFGVLPVIVCTNQKDVPIDITAEDYDERLERFRQKTCKNKKFLKHVEYLLRTFDSRGLLETQVA